The Lycium barbarum isolate Lr01 chromosome 9, ASM1917538v2, whole genome shotgun sequence genome has a segment encoding these proteins:
- the LOC132610975 gene encoding probable transmembrane GTPase FZO-like, chloroplastic isoform X2 translates to MLSLQTLHSTVPSPPCLLFPHPTRRRHCLHFRTRRHVYSRRDLLINNLNGPDQTAPRTLFPGGYKRPEIKVPSLVLSLSCEDVLRDDKTVVDEIDKAVSGSGRVDVVVLSGGGASSGKLYEAACLLKDVIKGRAYLLIDGRVDIAAAVSASGVLLSDQDLPAIVARNTMMDSKSEELVVLPLVARIVQTPTAAVDASNSEGADFLIYEVGGNSEPGELVSSVFQNVKIPVFVMIGSLGDQKLFNEASNLLESGASGIVISMEDLRSVGDDDFGRLFFSAYALKKKTEEKSQSNSQLKVSDLGNGFPGRKGVAGFIDLRDREEQLLGKEKLVLRETINAIEKAAPMMEEISLLKDAVSQLDEPFLLVIVGEFNSGKSTFINALLGKKYLKDGVVPTTNEITFLRYSDVDDSQHCERHPDGQYVCYLPASVLKEMIIVDTPGTNVILQRQQRLTEEFVPRADLLLFVMSADRPLTESEVSFLRYTQQWSKKVVFVLNKSDIYQNKGELEEAIAFIKENTRKLLNTESITLYPVSARLALESKLSTFDGALSQINGSSNNDSHWKTKSFYELEKYLSSFLDSSTSTGIERMKLKLETPIAIAEQLLSACQGLVRLECQQAKQDLLFIEDLVNSVEQCTKKLKVDSILWKRQVLSLINSAQARVVRLVESTLQLSNVDLVASYVFRGEKSTQMPATISVQNDVLGPAVLEGQNLLGEYTKWLQSKRDQEVQFYKLSFEKRWTPLVNPSDQIELGTTGVLERKSEVSIRVIEDFSAAAASKLFERDIREVFISSLQLLIPEAASGR, encoded by the exons ATGCTATCTCTACAAACTCTACACTCCACCGTCCCTTCTCCACCATGCCTTCTCTTCCCCCACCCCACGCGCCGCCGCCATTGCCTCCACTTCCGCACTCGCCGACACGTGTACTCCCGCCGGGACCTCCTAATAAACAATCTCAACGGACCCGATCAAACTGCTCCTAGAACACTCTTCCCTGGTGGATATAAACGACCAGAAATCAAAGTACCGAGTTTAGTACTAAGCCTTAGCTGTGAAGATGTATTGAGAGATGATAAGACTGTAGTTGATGAGATAGATAAGGCGGTTTCGGGTTCGGGTCGGGTTGATGTTGTGGTGCTAAGTGGTGGTGGAGCGAGTAGTGGGAAGTTGTATGAGGCTGCGTGTTTGTTGAAGGATGTGATTAAAGGTAGAGCTTATTTGTTGATTGATGGACGTGTTGATATTGCTGCTGCTGTTAGTGCTAGTGGTGTTTTGCTCTCTGATCAAG ATCTTCCTGCTATCGTGGCCAGAAACACAATGATGGATTCAAAATCTGAAGAGTTAGTAGTTCTTCCTTTGGTAGCAAGAATTGTACAAACACCTACTGCTGCAGTGGATGCCTCGAACTCTGAAGGAGCTGATTTTCTTATATATGAAGTTGGTGGCAATAGCGAACCTGGGGAGCTGGTGAGCTCTGTGTTTCAGAATGTGAAAATTCCTGTTTTTGTAATGATTGGTTCACTTGGGGATCAGAAGTTGTTCAACGAAGCATCAAATTTACTTGAATCAGGGGCTAGTGGAATAGTTATTTCGATGGAAGATTTGAGGTCTGTGGGTGATGATGATTTTGGCAGACTGTTTTTCAGTGCATATGCTTTGAAGAAGAAAACAGAGGAAAAATCTCAAAGTAACAGTCAGCTTAAAGTTTCGGACTTGGGGAATGGCTTTCCTGGTAGGAAGGGGGTGGCTGGCTTTATAGACTTGCGAGATAGAGAAGAACAGTTGCTGGGAAAAGAGAAACTGGTTTTGCGCGAGACCATAAATGCTATTGAGAAAGCTGCTCCAATG ATGGAAGAGATCTCACTTCTCAAAGATGCTGTTTCTCAACTCGATGAACCATTTTTACTGGTTATAGTG GGAGAATTCAATTCTGGAAAATCTACTTTCATCAATGCTCTTCTTGGGAAAAAGTACTTGAAAGATGGGGTTGTTCCTACAACCAATGAGATCACCTTTTTGCGCTATTCGGATGTTGACGACTCGCAGCATTGTGAAAGGCATCCAGATGGTCAATATGTTTGCTACTTGCCAGCTTCAGTTCTTAAAGAA ATGATTATTGTTGATACTCCAGGAACCAATGTGATTCTTCAAAGGCAACAAAGGCTGACGGAGGAATTTGTGCCTCGTGCAGATCTGCTTCTGTTTGTCATGTCTGCTGATCGACCATTAACTGAAAGTGAG GTTAGTTTTCTGCGTTACACTCAGCAGTGGAGTAAAAAGGTCGTGTTTGTGCTGAACAAGTCTGACATATACCAGAATAAGGGCGAG TTGGAGGAGGCCATTGCATTTATCAAAGAAAATACACGGAAATTGCTGAATACTGAATCCATAACACTGTATCCAGTATCTGCACGGCTTGCTCTTGAATCAAAGCTTTCTACTTTTGATGGTGCGCTTAGTCAAATCAATGGGAGTTCAAATAATGATTCTCACTGGAAAACCAAGAGTTTCTATGAGCTTGAGAAGTACTTGTCAAGCTTTTTGGATTCATCTACAAGTACAGGAATCGAGAGAATGAAGCTGAAGCTCGAAACTCCAATTGCCATAGCAGAACAACTACTTTCAGCTTGTCAAGGACTTGTGAGACTAGAATGCCAGCAAGCCAAACAAGACTTGCTGTTTATTGAGGATCTTGTCAATAGTGTAGAGCAGTGCACAAAGAAGCTGAAAGTTGATAGCATTTTGTGGAAGAGGCAGGTTCTATCTCTG ATAAACTCTGCTCAAGCACGTGTTGTCCGGCTTGTAGAATCAACTTTACAGCTGTCAAATGTTGATCTTGTCGCTTCATATGTATTCAGAGGAGAAAAATCTACTCAAATGCCAGCCACCATTAGTGTCCAAAATGACGTACTGGGTCCAGCGGTTCTTGAAGGACAA AACCTTCTCGGGGAGTACACTAAGTGGTTACAGTCAAAGAGGGACCAGGAAGTACAGTTTTATAAGCTGTCTTTCGAGAAAAGATGGACTCCATTGGTTAATCCGTCTGACCAGATTGAGTTGGGCACAACTGGTGTGCTGGAGAGAAAATCTGAAGTTAGCATAAGAGTCATAGAGGATTTCAGTGCTGCAGCTGCTTCAAAATTGTTCGAGAGAGATATTCGTGAAGTG TTTATTAGCAGTCTCCAACTTCTCATCCCGGAGGCAGCAAGTGGTAGATAA
- the LOC132610975 gene encoding probable transmembrane GTPase FZO-like, chloroplastic isoform X3 yields MMDSKSEELVVLPLVARIVQTPTAAVDASNSEGADFLIYEVGGNSEPGELVSSVFQNVKIPVFVMIGSLGDQKLFNEASNLLESGASGIVISMEDLRSVGDDDFGRLFFSAYALKKKTEEKSQSNSQLKVSDLGNGFPGRKGVAGFIDLRDREEQLLGKEKLVLRETINAIEKAAPMMEEISLLKDAVSQLDEPFLLVIVGEFNSGKSTFINALLGKKYLKDGVVPTTNEITFLRYSDVDDSQHCERHPDGQYVCYLPASVLKEMIIVDTPGTNVILQRQQRLTEEFVPRADLLLFVMSADRPLTESEVSFLRYTQQWSKKVVFVLNKSDIYQNKGELEEAIAFIKENTRKLLNTESITLYPVSARLALESKLSTFDGALSQINGSSNNDSHWKTKSFYELEKYLSSFLDSSTSTGIERMKLKLETPIAIAEQLLSACQGLVRLECQQAKQDLLFIEDLVNSVEQCTKKLKVDSILWKRQVLSLINSAQARVVRLVESTLQLSNVDLVASYVFRGEKSTQMPATISVQNDVLGPAVLEGQNLLGEYTKWLQSKRDQEVQFYKLSFEKRWTPLVNPSDQIELGTTGVLERKSEVSIRVIEDFSAAAASKLFERDIREVFLGTFGGLGAAGLSASLLTSVLPTTLEDLLALGLCSAGGLLAVSNFSSRRQQVVDKVKRTADGLAREIEEAMQKDLLETTRNVEDFVKLIGKPYQDRAQNRLDKVLATAEELANIEKKLKALRIDIQNLHVS; encoded by the exons ATGATGGATTCAAAATCTGAAGAGTTAGTAGTTCTTCCTTTGGTAGCAAGAATTGTACAAACACCTACTGCTGCAGTGGATGCCTCGAACTCTGAAGGAGCTGATTTTCTTATATATGAAGTTGGTGGCAATAGCGAACCTGGGGAGCTGGTGAGCTCTGTGTTTCAGAATGTGAAAATTCCTGTTTTTGTAATGATTGGTTCACTTGGGGATCAGAAGTTGTTCAACGAAGCATCAAATTTACTTGAATCAGGGGCTAGTGGAATAGTTATTTCGATGGAAGATTTGAGGTCTGTGGGTGATGATGATTTTGGCAGACTGTTTTTCAGTGCATATGCTTTGAAGAAGAAAACAGAGGAAAAATCTCAAAGTAACAGTCAGCTTAAAGTTTCGGACTTGGGGAATGGCTTTCCTGGTAGGAAGGGGGTGGCTGGCTTTATAGACTTGCGAGATAGAGAAGAACAGTTGCTGGGAAAAGAGAAACTGGTTTTGCGCGAGACCATAAATGCTATTGAGAAAGCTGCTCCAATG ATGGAAGAGATCTCACTTCTCAAAGATGCTGTTTCTCAACTCGATGAACCATTTTTACTGGTTATAGTG GGAGAATTCAATTCTGGAAAATCTACTTTCATCAATGCTCTTCTTGGGAAAAAGTACTTGAAAGATGGGGTTGTTCCTACAACCAATGAGATCACCTTTTTGCGCTATTCGGATGTTGACGACTCGCAGCATTGTGAAAGGCATCCAGATGGTCAATATGTTTGCTACTTGCCAGCTTCAGTTCTTAAAGAA ATGATTATTGTTGATACTCCAGGAACCAATGTGATTCTTCAAAGGCAACAAAGGCTGACGGAGGAATTTGTGCCTCGTGCAGATCTGCTTCTGTTTGTCATGTCTGCTGATCGACCATTAACTGAAAGTGAG GTTAGTTTTCTGCGTTACACTCAGCAGTGGAGTAAAAAGGTCGTGTTTGTGCTGAACAAGTCTGACATATACCAGAATAAGGGCGAG TTGGAGGAGGCCATTGCATTTATCAAAGAAAATACACGGAAATTGCTGAATACTGAATCCATAACACTGTATCCAGTATCTGCACGGCTTGCTCTTGAATCAAAGCTTTCTACTTTTGATGGTGCGCTTAGTCAAATCAATGGGAGTTCAAATAATGATTCTCACTGGAAAACCAAGAGTTTCTATGAGCTTGAGAAGTACTTGTCAAGCTTTTTGGATTCATCTACAAGTACAGGAATCGAGAGAATGAAGCTGAAGCTCGAAACTCCAATTGCCATAGCAGAACAACTACTTTCAGCTTGTCAAGGACTTGTGAGACTAGAATGCCAGCAAGCCAAACAAGACTTGCTGTTTATTGAGGATCTTGTCAATAGTGTAGAGCAGTGCACAAAGAAGCTGAAAGTTGATAGCATTTTGTGGAAGAGGCAGGTTCTATCTCTG ATAAACTCTGCTCAAGCACGTGTTGTCCGGCTTGTAGAATCAACTTTACAGCTGTCAAATGTTGATCTTGTCGCTTCATATGTATTCAGAGGAGAAAAATCTACTCAAATGCCAGCCACCATTAGTGTCCAAAATGACGTACTGGGTCCAGCGGTTCTTGAAGGACAA AACCTTCTCGGGGAGTACACTAAGTGGTTACAGTCAAAGAGGGACCAGGAAGTACAGTTTTATAAGCTGTCTTTCGAGAAAAGATGGACTCCATTGGTTAATCCGTCTGACCAGATTGAGTTGGGCACAACTGGTGTGCTGGAGAGAAAATCTGAAGTTAGCATAAGAGTCATAGAGGATTTCAGTGCTGCAGCTGCTTCAAAATTGTTCGAGAGAGATATTCGTGAAGTG TTCTTGGGTACTTTCGGTGGTCTTGGAGCAGCTGGTTTATCAGCGTCACTTCTGACATCTGTTCTTCCAACCACATTAGAGGATCTCCTTGCCCTTGGCCTTTGTTCTGCCGGCGG TTTATTAGCAGTCTCCAACTTCTCATCCCGGAGGCAGCAAGTGGTAGATAAAGTAAAGAGGACTGCTGATGGCCTTGCACGTGAAATCGAAGAGGCTATGCAGAAGGATCTCTTGGAGACTACTAGGAATGTGGAGGACTTTGTAAAACTCATTGGCAAGCCATATCAAGATAGAGCGCAAAACAGGCTGGATAAAGTTTTGGCGACTGCAGAAGAATTGGCAAATATTGAGAAGAAACTGAAAGCATTGCGAATTGATATCCAAAATCTCCATGTTTCATAA
- the LOC132610975 gene encoding probable transmembrane GTPase FZO-like, chloroplastic isoform X1, whose translation MLSLQTLHSTVPSPPCLLFPHPTRRRHCLHFRTRRHVYSRRDLLINNLNGPDQTAPRTLFPGGYKRPEIKVPSLVLSLSCEDVLRDDKTVVDEIDKAVSGSGRVDVVVLSGGGASSGKLYEAACLLKDVIKGRAYLLIDGRVDIAAAVSASGVLLSDQDLPAIVARNTMMDSKSEELVVLPLVARIVQTPTAAVDASNSEGADFLIYEVGGNSEPGELVSSVFQNVKIPVFVMIGSLGDQKLFNEASNLLESGASGIVISMEDLRSVGDDDFGRLFFSAYALKKKTEEKSQSNSQLKVSDLGNGFPGRKGVAGFIDLRDREEQLLGKEKLVLRETINAIEKAAPMMEEISLLKDAVSQLDEPFLLVIVGEFNSGKSTFINALLGKKYLKDGVVPTTNEITFLRYSDVDDSQHCERHPDGQYVCYLPASVLKEMIIVDTPGTNVILQRQQRLTEEFVPRADLLLFVMSADRPLTESEVSFLRYTQQWSKKVVFVLNKSDIYQNKGELEEAIAFIKENTRKLLNTESITLYPVSARLALESKLSTFDGALSQINGSSNNDSHWKTKSFYELEKYLSSFLDSSTSTGIERMKLKLETPIAIAEQLLSACQGLVRLECQQAKQDLLFIEDLVNSVEQCTKKLKVDSILWKRQVLSLINSAQARVVRLVESTLQLSNVDLVASYVFRGEKSTQMPATISVQNDVLGPAVLEGQNLLGEYTKWLQSKRDQEVQFYKLSFEKRWTPLVNPSDQIELGTTGVLERKSEVSIRVIEDFSAAAASKLFERDIREVFLGTFGGLGAAGLSASLLTSVLPTTLEDLLALGLCSAGGLLAVSNFSSRRQQVVDKVKRTADGLAREIEEAMQKDLLETTRNVEDFVKLIGKPYQDRAQNRLDKVLATAEELANIEKKLKALRIDIQNLHVS comes from the exons ATGCTATCTCTACAAACTCTACACTCCACCGTCCCTTCTCCACCATGCCTTCTCTTCCCCCACCCCACGCGCCGCCGCCATTGCCTCCACTTCCGCACTCGCCGACACGTGTACTCCCGCCGGGACCTCCTAATAAACAATCTCAACGGACCCGATCAAACTGCTCCTAGAACACTCTTCCCTGGTGGATATAAACGACCAGAAATCAAAGTACCGAGTTTAGTACTAAGCCTTAGCTGTGAAGATGTATTGAGAGATGATAAGACTGTAGTTGATGAGATAGATAAGGCGGTTTCGGGTTCGGGTCGGGTTGATGTTGTGGTGCTAAGTGGTGGTGGAGCGAGTAGTGGGAAGTTGTATGAGGCTGCGTGTTTGTTGAAGGATGTGATTAAAGGTAGAGCTTATTTGTTGATTGATGGACGTGTTGATATTGCTGCTGCTGTTAGTGCTAGTGGTGTTTTGCTCTCTGATCAAG ATCTTCCTGCTATCGTGGCCAGAAACACAATGATGGATTCAAAATCTGAAGAGTTAGTAGTTCTTCCTTTGGTAGCAAGAATTGTACAAACACCTACTGCTGCAGTGGATGCCTCGAACTCTGAAGGAGCTGATTTTCTTATATATGAAGTTGGTGGCAATAGCGAACCTGGGGAGCTGGTGAGCTCTGTGTTTCAGAATGTGAAAATTCCTGTTTTTGTAATGATTGGTTCACTTGGGGATCAGAAGTTGTTCAACGAAGCATCAAATTTACTTGAATCAGGGGCTAGTGGAATAGTTATTTCGATGGAAGATTTGAGGTCTGTGGGTGATGATGATTTTGGCAGACTGTTTTTCAGTGCATATGCTTTGAAGAAGAAAACAGAGGAAAAATCTCAAAGTAACAGTCAGCTTAAAGTTTCGGACTTGGGGAATGGCTTTCCTGGTAGGAAGGGGGTGGCTGGCTTTATAGACTTGCGAGATAGAGAAGAACAGTTGCTGGGAAAAGAGAAACTGGTTTTGCGCGAGACCATAAATGCTATTGAGAAAGCTGCTCCAATG ATGGAAGAGATCTCACTTCTCAAAGATGCTGTTTCTCAACTCGATGAACCATTTTTACTGGTTATAGTG GGAGAATTCAATTCTGGAAAATCTACTTTCATCAATGCTCTTCTTGGGAAAAAGTACTTGAAAGATGGGGTTGTTCCTACAACCAATGAGATCACCTTTTTGCGCTATTCGGATGTTGACGACTCGCAGCATTGTGAAAGGCATCCAGATGGTCAATATGTTTGCTACTTGCCAGCTTCAGTTCTTAAAGAA ATGATTATTGTTGATACTCCAGGAACCAATGTGATTCTTCAAAGGCAACAAAGGCTGACGGAGGAATTTGTGCCTCGTGCAGATCTGCTTCTGTTTGTCATGTCTGCTGATCGACCATTAACTGAAAGTGAG GTTAGTTTTCTGCGTTACACTCAGCAGTGGAGTAAAAAGGTCGTGTTTGTGCTGAACAAGTCTGACATATACCAGAATAAGGGCGAG TTGGAGGAGGCCATTGCATTTATCAAAGAAAATACACGGAAATTGCTGAATACTGAATCCATAACACTGTATCCAGTATCTGCACGGCTTGCTCTTGAATCAAAGCTTTCTACTTTTGATGGTGCGCTTAGTCAAATCAATGGGAGTTCAAATAATGATTCTCACTGGAAAACCAAGAGTTTCTATGAGCTTGAGAAGTACTTGTCAAGCTTTTTGGATTCATCTACAAGTACAGGAATCGAGAGAATGAAGCTGAAGCTCGAAACTCCAATTGCCATAGCAGAACAACTACTTTCAGCTTGTCAAGGACTTGTGAGACTAGAATGCCAGCAAGCCAAACAAGACTTGCTGTTTATTGAGGATCTTGTCAATAGTGTAGAGCAGTGCACAAAGAAGCTGAAAGTTGATAGCATTTTGTGGAAGAGGCAGGTTCTATCTCTG ATAAACTCTGCTCAAGCACGTGTTGTCCGGCTTGTAGAATCAACTTTACAGCTGTCAAATGTTGATCTTGTCGCTTCATATGTATTCAGAGGAGAAAAATCTACTCAAATGCCAGCCACCATTAGTGTCCAAAATGACGTACTGGGTCCAGCGGTTCTTGAAGGACAA AACCTTCTCGGGGAGTACACTAAGTGGTTACAGTCAAAGAGGGACCAGGAAGTACAGTTTTATAAGCTGTCTTTCGAGAAAAGATGGACTCCATTGGTTAATCCGTCTGACCAGATTGAGTTGGGCACAACTGGTGTGCTGGAGAGAAAATCTGAAGTTAGCATAAGAGTCATAGAGGATTTCAGTGCTGCAGCTGCTTCAAAATTGTTCGAGAGAGATATTCGTGAAGTG TTCTTGGGTACTTTCGGTGGTCTTGGAGCAGCTGGTTTATCAGCGTCACTTCTGACATCTGTTCTTCCAACCACATTAGAGGATCTCCTTGCCCTTGGCCTTTGTTCTGCCGGCGG TTTATTAGCAGTCTCCAACTTCTCATCCCGGAGGCAGCAAGTGGTAGATAAAGTAAAGAGGACTGCTGATGGCCTTGCACGTGAAATCGAAGAGGCTATGCAGAAGGATCTCTTGGAGACTACTAGGAATGTGGAGGACTTTGTAAAACTCATTGGCAAGCCATATCAAGATAGAGCGCAAAACAGGCTGGATAAAGTTTTGGCGACTGCAGAAGAATTGGCAAATATTGAGAAGAAACTGAAAGCATTGCGAATTGATATCCAAAATCTCCATGTTTCATAA